One Trichomycterus rosablanca isolate fTriRos1 chromosome 23, fTriRos1.hap1, whole genome shotgun sequence genomic window carries:
- the zmynd11 gene encoding zinc finger MYND domain-containing protein 11 isoform X1 → MSRVLKKRQADPKVVQYVWSAIEVIRNQKQIANMDRISKYLSRMYRMHPKETARQLALAVKDGLVVETLTVGCKGSKAGVEQEGYWLPGDEMQSQEPMAEGSKEWEAESHDWYCFECHLPGDVLECESCFRVYHLRCITDELRPRDATSHWQCVICRGNKKRTFSKQEMAIYLRFILARMKERAVDLHKKGKETKQPMYKRLIHTALDVDNIQENISEGKYKNFDEFKADAQLIVHNTAILHGAHSDQTEIARLLYNDTCHELNELLLCRNCFHLSNARPDNWFCYPCAPNHELVWARMKGFGYWPAKVMQREGNQVDVRFFGHQHQRAWIPSDNIQDITVNVQQLQVKRSSGWKKACEELEMHQRFLRDGRAWKGRPEERQDEAESSISSTSNEQSKGNQEPKAKKSRRSQASDPKEEQEPEEPGIEAVSSSQEIPTAASQQPERTSVSTQTKKSSSSSSPAARTLHRATQTLNEGSCQNMCHDKYTKMFSNVKEMMKAENKRETERVLKEALDKLRGEMEEEKRQAVSKALASTQAEMERKCKQVKEKCKEELMEEMKKMVNQHKQLISQTKKKQWCYNCEEEAMYHCCWNTSYCSIKCQQEHWHADHKRTCRRKR, encoded by the exons ATGTCGCGGGTGTTGAAAAAGAGGCAGGCCGACCCCAAAGTCGTCCAGTATGTGTGGTCAGCCATCGAAGTCATCCGCAACCAGAAGCAGATCGCAAACATGGATCGAATTTCTAA GTATTTGAGTCGCATGTACCGGATGCACCCCAAAGAGACCGCCAGGCAGCTGGCGTTGGCGGTGAAGGACGGCTTGGTGGTGGAGACCCTCACTGTGGGCTGCAAGGGTTCGAAAGCCGGGGTTGAGCAAGAAGGCTACTGGCTGCCTGGGGATGAGATG CAATCGCAGGAACCGATGGCTGAGGGAAGCAAG gaATGGGAGGCAGAAAGCCACGACTGGTACTGCTTCGAGTGCCACCTCCCGGGGGACGTGCTGGAGTGCGAGAGCTGCTTTCGCGTCTATCACCTACGCTGCATCACAGATGAGCTCCGGCCCCGAGACGCCACCTCTCACTGGCAGTGTGTGATCTGCAGg GGTAATAAAAAGAGGACCTTTTCCAAACAGGAAATGGCCATATACTTAAGGTTCATTCTTGCCCGTATGAAAGAGCGG GCTGTCGACCTGCACAAGAAAGGTAAAGAGACGAAGCAGCCCATGTATAAGAGACTGATCCACACTGCACTGGATGTGGATAACATACAGGAG AACATTTCCGAGGGCAAGTACAAGAACTTCGACGAGTTTAAGGCCGACGCCCAGCTGATCGTCCACAACACGGCTATACTGCACGGAG CACACAGcgatcagactgaaatcgccagACTTCTTTACAACGACACATGCCATGAG CTGAATGAGTTACTGTTGTGTAGGAACTGCTTCCATCTGTCCAATGCCAGGCCTGACAACTGGTTTTGCTACCCTTGC gcgCCTAATCACGAGCTGGTTTGGGCTAGGATGAAGGGATTCGGGTACTGGCCTGCCAAGGTAATGCAGAGAGAAGGAAACCAGGTAGATGTGCGCTTCTTTGGACACCAGCACCAAAG AGCCTGGATCCCGTCCGATAACATCCAGGACATCACGGTGAATGTGCAGCAGCTGCAGGTGAAGcgcagcagtgggtggaagaagGCGTGCGAGGAGCTGGAGATGCACCAGCGCTTCCTGCGCGACGGACGCGCATGGAAGGGGCGGCCCGAGGAGCGCCAGGACGAGGCCGAGTCCAGCATCTCCTCCACTAGCAACGAGCAG TCTAAAGGTAACCAAGAGCCAAAAGCCAAAAAGAGTCGTCGTTCTCAAGCATCCGACCCCAAAGAAGAG CAAGAGCCAGAAGAGCCGGGTATAGAGGCGGTGAGTTCGAGTCAAGAGATCCCCACGGCGGCCTCCCAGCAGCCCGAGCGCACGTCCGTGTCCACCCAAACCAAAAAGTCGTCCTCGTCGTCCTCCCCCGCCGCCCGCACGCTgcaccgtgccacccagacGCTCAACGAGGGCAGCTGCCAAAACATGTGCCACGACAAGTACACCAAAATGTTCAGCAACGTCAAGGAGATGATGAAGGCCGAGAACAAGCGCGAGACCGAGCGGGTGCTCAAGGAGGCTCTGGACAAG CTCCGCGGCGAGATGGAGGAGGAGAAGAGGCAGGCGGTGAGCAAAGCGCTGGCGAGCACGCAGGCCGAGATGGAGCGCAAGTGCAAGCAGGTGAAAGAGAAATGTAAAGAGGAGCTGATGGAGGAGATGAAGAAGATGGTCAACCAGCACAAGCAGCTCATCTCGCAGACCAAGAAGAAGCAGTGG TGCTATAACTGCGAGGAAGAGGCCATGTACCACTGCTGCTGGAACACCTCCTACTGCTCCATCAAGTGCCAGCAGGAGCACTGGCACGCCGATCACAAACGCACCTGCCGCAGGAAGAGATGA
- the zmynd11 gene encoding zinc finger MYND domain-containing protein 11 isoform X2, translating to MSRVLKKRQADPKVVQYVWSAIEVIRNQKQIANMDRISKYLSRMYRMHPKETARQLALAVKDGLVVETLTVGCKGSKAGVEQEGYWLPGDEMEWEAESHDWYCFECHLPGDVLECESCFRVYHLRCITDELRPRDATSHWQCVICRGNKKRTFSKQEMAIYLRFILARMKERAVDLHKKGKETKQPMYKRLIHTALDVDNIQENISEGKYKNFDEFKADAQLIVHNTAILHGAHSDQTEIARLLYNDTCHELNELLLCRNCFHLSNARPDNWFCYPCAPNHELVWARMKGFGYWPAKVMQREGNQVDVRFFGHQHQRAWIPSDNIQDITVNVQQLQVKRSSGWKKACEELEMHQRFLRDGRAWKGRPEERQDEAESSISSTSNEQSKGNQEPKAKKSRRSQASDPKEEQEPEEPGIEAVSSSQEIPTAASQQPERTSVSTQTKKSSSSSSPAARTLHRATQTLNEGSCQNMCHDKYTKMFSNVKEMMKAENKRETERVLKEALDKLRGEMEEEKRQAVSKALASTQAEMERKCKQVKEKCKEELMEEMKKMVNQHKQLISQTKKKQWCYNCEEEAMYHCCWNTSYCSIKCQQEHWHADHKRTCRRKR from the exons ATGTCGCGGGTGTTGAAAAAGAGGCAGGCCGACCCCAAAGTCGTCCAGTATGTGTGGTCAGCCATCGAAGTCATCCGCAACCAGAAGCAGATCGCAAACATGGATCGAATTTCTAA GTATTTGAGTCGCATGTACCGGATGCACCCCAAAGAGACCGCCAGGCAGCTGGCGTTGGCGGTGAAGGACGGCTTGGTGGTGGAGACCCTCACTGTGGGCTGCAAGGGTTCGAAAGCCGGGGTTGAGCAAGAAGGCTACTGGCTGCCTGGGGATGAGATG gaATGGGAGGCAGAAAGCCACGACTGGTACTGCTTCGAGTGCCACCTCCCGGGGGACGTGCTGGAGTGCGAGAGCTGCTTTCGCGTCTATCACCTACGCTGCATCACAGATGAGCTCCGGCCCCGAGACGCCACCTCTCACTGGCAGTGTGTGATCTGCAGg GGTAATAAAAAGAGGACCTTTTCCAAACAGGAAATGGCCATATACTTAAGGTTCATTCTTGCCCGTATGAAAGAGCGG GCTGTCGACCTGCACAAGAAAGGTAAAGAGACGAAGCAGCCCATGTATAAGAGACTGATCCACACTGCACTGGATGTGGATAACATACAGGAG AACATTTCCGAGGGCAAGTACAAGAACTTCGACGAGTTTAAGGCCGACGCCCAGCTGATCGTCCACAACACGGCTATACTGCACGGAG CACACAGcgatcagactgaaatcgccagACTTCTTTACAACGACACATGCCATGAG CTGAATGAGTTACTGTTGTGTAGGAACTGCTTCCATCTGTCCAATGCCAGGCCTGACAACTGGTTTTGCTACCCTTGC gcgCCTAATCACGAGCTGGTTTGGGCTAGGATGAAGGGATTCGGGTACTGGCCTGCCAAGGTAATGCAGAGAGAAGGAAACCAGGTAGATGTGCGCTTCTTTGGACACCAGCACCAAAG AGCCTGGATCCCGTCCGATAACATCCAGGACATCACGGTGAATGTGCAGCAGCTGCAGGTGAAGcgcagcagtgggtggaagaagGCGTGCGAGGAGCTGGAGATGCACCAGCGCTTCCTGCGCGACGGACGCGCATGGAAGGGGCGGCCCGAGGAGCGCCAGGACGAGGCCGAGTCCAGCATCTCCTCCACTAGCAACGAGCAG TCTAAAGGTAACCAAGAGCCAAAAGCCAAAAAGAGTCGTCGTTCTCAAGCATCCGACCCCAAAGAAGAG CAAGAGCCAGAAGAGCCGGGTATAGAGGCGGTGAGTTCGAGTCAAGAGATCCCCACGGCGGCCTCCCAGCAGCCCGAGCGCACGTCCGTGTCCACCCAAACCAAAAAGTCGTCCTCGTCGTCCTCCCCCGCCGCCCGCACGCTgcaccgtgccacccagacGCTCAACGAGGGCAGCTGCCAAAACATGTGCCACGACAAGTACACCAAAATGTTCAGCAACGTCAAGGAGATGATGAAGGCCGAGAACAAGCGCGAGACCGAGCGGGTGCTCAAGGAGGCTCTGGACAAG CTCCGCGGCGAGATGGAGGAGGAGAAGAGGCAGGCGGTGAGCAAAGCGCTGGCGAGCACGCAGGCCGAGATGGAGCGCAAGTGCAAGCAGGTGAAAGAGAAATGTAAAGAGGAGCTGATGGAGGAGATGAAGAAGATGGTCAACCAGCACAAGCAGCTCATCTCGCAGACCAAGAAGAAGCAGTGG TGCTATAACTGCGAGGAAGAGGCCATGTACCACTGCTGCTGGAACACCTCCTACTGCTCCATCAAGTGCCAGCAGGAGCACTGGCACGCCGATCACAAACGCACCTGCCGCAGGAAGAGATGA